In Flavobacterium sp. WV_118_3, one DNA window encodes the following:
- a CDS encoding M20 family metallo-hydrolase, with translation MKTITSLTAEAILLLKKLIETPSFSGEENQTAVLIADWFEQHGIPYNRENNNLWAYNRHFDCSKPTLLLNSHHDTVKPNQAYTLDPFTALEKDGKIFGLGSNDAGGCLVALLAAFAYFYPQENLSHNIVIVASAEEESSGPYGLNSVLQHLPELDCAIVGEPTEMQLAIAEKGLLVLDITVHGTASHAAHDNPNNPIYNALNVIEWFRNYRFEKVSEILGPVKMTVTQVNAGKQHNVVPSECQLVVDIRVNDQYSNHEILDTVVQSVNATVEPRSMHLNASSIAPEHPLVRSGVALGRTTYGSPTLSDQSVLSCPSLKLGPGNSLRSHTANEFIYRHEIETGIALYIEILNGFLTKKTE, from the coding sequence ATGAAAACGATAACCTCTTTAACCGCTGAAGCGATTCTTTTGCTAAAAAAGCTAATCGAAACACCCTCTTTTTCCGGAGAAGAAAACCAAACGGCTGTATTAATCGCCGACTGGTTCGAACAGCATGGCATTCCATATAATCGGGAAAATAATAACCTCTGGGCTTATAACCGTCACTTCGACTGTAGCAAGCCTACGTTATTGCTCAATTCCCATCACGATACCGTAAAACCCAATCAGGCCTATACGCTCGATCCGTTTACCGCTTTGGAAAAAGACGGAAAAATCTTCGGATTGGGCAGTAATGATGCCGGTGGTTGCCTTGTCGCCTTACTTGCCGCATTCGCTTATTTCTATCCGCAGGAAAACCTGTCGCATAATATCGTGATCGTGGCTTCGGCCGAAGAAGAAAGTAGCGGCCCGTATGGTCTGAATAGCGTACTACAACACCTTCCGGAACTGGATTGTGCCATTGTTGGTGAACCGACCGAAATGCAATTGGCTATAGCCGAAAAAGGACTTTTGGTACTGGATATAACCGTACACGGAACCGCCAGTCACGCAGCACATGACAACCCAAACAATCCGATTTATAATGCGTTAAACGTAATCGAATGGTTTCGGAACTATCGTTTTGAAAAAGTATCCGAAATACTTGGCCCGGTAAAAATGACCGTTACACAGGTCAATGCCGGAAAGCAACATAATGTTGTACCATCCGAATGCCAACTGGTAGTCGATATTCGTGTGAATGATCAGTATAGTAACCACGAAATTCTCGATACGGTTGTACAATCCGTAAACGCAACGGTAGAACCGCGTTCGATGCATCTGAATGCTTCTTCTATTGCGCCGGAACATCCATTAGTTCGATCGGGTGTCGCGTTGGGGCGTACGACCTACGGTTCGCCTACCCTTTCCGATCAATCGGTTTTAAGTTGTCCATCTTTAAAATTAGGACCCGGGAATTCGCTGCGTTCCCATACCGCCAATGAATTTATTTACCGCCATGAAATTGAAACAGGAATCGCTTTGTATATCGAAATCCTCAATGGCTTTTTAACGAAAAAAACAGAATAG
- the argB gene encoding acetylglutamate kinase: MKTAKPELTLIKIGGNIIDDPIAWQQALTAFSQLKGTKILVHGGGKEASKIAKALNLETQMVDGRRITDQPMLDVVVMTYAGLINKRMVAQLNALDCPAFGFSGADGNLIQSEKRTVKDIDFGFVGDIRHINAPQLLSILSTKAVPVFCAITHDGKGQLLNTNADTIAAELGIALSDTYSVKIIYCFEKQGVLINTNDESSLIPLLTTSKYRDLLAIGGIHSGMIPKLDNCFSALTKGVDRVIIGNLSTLENPNTLCTVIQL; this comes from the coding sequence ATGAAAACAGCTAAACCGGAACTAACCCTTATTAAAATAGGCGGAAACATAATTGACGATCCGATTGCCTGGCAACAGGCGCTTACAGCTTTTTCACAATTAAAAGGGACCAAAATTCTGGTTCATGGCGGTGGTAAAGAAGCCAGTAAGATCGCAAAAGCATTAAACCTTGAAACGCAAATGGTAGATGGCCGACGTATTACCGATCAGCCGATGCTGGATGTCGTTGTAATGACCTACGCCGGGTTGATCAATAAACGAATGGTGGCACAACTCAACGCTTTGGATTGTCCGGCTTTTGGCTTTTCCGGAGCCGATGGCAATCTGATTCAATCGGAGAAAAGAACCGTTAAGGATATCGATTTTGGTTTTGTGGGCGATATCCGTCATATCAATGCCCCGCAACTCCTTTCGATTCTCAGTACAAAAGCGGTACCGGTATTTTGTGCCATCACACACGACGGAAAAGGTCAGTTGCTCAATACCAATGCCGATACCATTGCCGCGGAACTGGGCATTGCTTTGTCGGATACCTATTCGGTAAAAATCATCTATTGTTTTGAAAAACAAGGTGTATTGATTAATACCAACGACGAATCGTCTCTGATTCCATTACTAACAACATCGAAATACCGCGATCTGTTGGCTATTGGGGGTATTCATTCGGGAATGATTCCCAAACTCGATAATTGTTTCAGCGCATTGACAAAAGGCGTTGATCGCGTGATCATCGGAAACCTATCCACTTTAGAAAATCCAAATACATTATGTACCGTCATCCAGCTGTAA
- a CDS encoding N-acetylornithine carbamoyltransferase, with protein sequence MKHFTSVNHIDDLDALLLLAKQIKSDPYAHKALGTNKTIGLLFFNPSLRTRLSTQKAAANLGMNCITLNLNTESWSLEFEDGAVMDGTKSEHIKEAAQVVAQYCDIIAIRSFPTLTDKEKDEAEYVINAFVKTVSIPVISLEGSSEHPLQAVADILTIQEYKTRQKPKVVLTWAPHPKALPHAVPNSFVKMMQKANVDFVITHPEGYELNSEITQNSTIVYNQDKAFENADFIYAKNWSNYNDYGAITSQDLSWMVTPEKMALTNQAKFMHCLPVRRNQIVSDAVLDGENSIVIPQANNRTYATQAILTKILQDENS encoded by the coding sequence ATGAAACATTTTACATCCGTAAACCATATAGACGATCTCGACGCGCTTTTATTACTGGCCAAACAGATCAAATCCGATCCTTATGCGCATAAAGCATTAGGTACCAATAAAACCATTGGGCTTTTATTTTTTAATCCAAGTCTGCGAACCCGATTGAGTACACAAAAAGCGGCGGCTAATCTGGGAATGAATTGTATCACCTTAAACCTGAATACCGAAAGCTGGAGTCTGGAATTTGAAGACGGAGCCGTGATGGATGGGACTAAATCCGAACACATCAAAGAAGCCGCACAGGTAGTTGCACAATACTGCGATATCATAGCTATCCGTAGTTTTCCTACACTAACCGATAAGGAAAAAGACGAAGCAGAATATGTGATCAACGCTTTTGTAAAAACGGTTTCCATTCCGGTGATCAGTCTCGAAGGCTCTTCGGAACATCCGCTACAGGCCGTAGCCGATATACTAACCATACAGGAATATAAAACCCGACAAAAACCAAAAGTCGTATTAACCTGGGCACCACATCCGAAAGCATTGCCGCATGCGGTTCCAAATTCGTTTGTCAAAATGATGCAAAAAGCCAATGTCGATTTTGTGATTACCCATCCGGAAGGCTATGAACTCAATTCCGAAATCACGCAAAACAGCACCATAGTGTACAATCAGGACAAGGCTTTTGAGAATGCCGATTTTATATATGCCAAAAACTGGAGCAATTACAACGATTACGGCGCAATTACCTCTCAGGATTTGTCGTGGATGGTAACCCCGGAAAAAATGGCGCTTACCAACCAGGCTAAGTTTATGCATTGTCTTCCGGTACGCCGTAACCAGATTGTGAGTGATGCGGTTTTGGATGGCGAAAATTCCATAGTGATTCCGCAGGCGAATAACAGAACCTATGCCACACAGGCAATACTGACTAAAATTTTACAGGATGAAAACAGCTAA